The DNA sequence GATGCGCATCTTCAAGGATGAGCTGGTGCTGGCCTACTCCACCGCCAGTTCCGAAACCGTGCTGCCGCGGGTGATCGAGAAGATGGAAGCCTACGGCGCGCCGAAGGCCATTTGCAGCTTCGTGGTCCCCACCGGTTACTCGTTCAACCTCGACGGTTCGACCCTGTACCAGAGCATCGCGGCGATCTTCATCGCCCAGTTGTACGGCATCGATCTGTCTATCAGCCAGCAATTGCTGCTGGTGCTGACCCTGATGGTCACCTCCAAGGGTATTGCCGGCGTGCCGGGCGTGTCCTTCGTGGTCTTGCTGGCCACCCTGGGCAGCGTGGGCATTCCGCTGGAAGGCCTGGCCTTCATCGCCGGTGTCGACCGCATCATGGACATGGCCCGTACCGCGCTGAATGTCATCGGCAACGCCTTGGCCGTGCTGGTCATCTCCCGCTGGGAAGGCATGTACGACGATGCCAAGGGCCAGCGCTACTGGAACTCCCTGCCGCACTGGCGCAGCAAAGAGCCGCTGCCAGCGGGGGAAGTTTCCAGCCATTGATGCGCCTATCCCCCTGTGGGAGCGAGCTTGCTCGCGATTGCGGTGTGTCAGCCAACATCAGTACTGACTGAGCCGACGCCATCGCGAGCAAGCTCGCTCCCACAGGGGGGCCTGTGCAGTGACCACCAAACCCCGGGGAAATCCGGGGTTTGTCGTTTCTGCCAGCCCCGCTATCATTCGCCGCATCTTCCGGGGGATTTAACCGATGCTCAATGGCCTGTGGCTTGGCTTCTTTATCGTGGCAGCCGTGTCGGCGCTGGCGCAGTGGCTGATCGGCGGCAACGCCGGGATCTTCGCGGCCATGGTGGAAAGCATATTCGCCATGGCCAAGCTGTCGGTGGAGGTGATGGTCCTGCTGTTCGGCACCTTGACCTTATGGCTGGGATTCCTGCGGATCGCCGAAAAAGCCGGCATCGTCGACTGGCTGGCCAAGGCCCTCGGCCCGCTGTTTCTGCGCTTGATGCCAGAAGTACCGGCTGGCCATCCGGCCATCGGCCTGATTACCCTCAACTTTGCCGCCAACGGCCTGGGACTGGACAACGCGGCCACCCCCATCGGCCTGAAAGCCATGCGCGCCCTGCAGGACCTCAACCCCAGCCCGACCATTGCCAGCAACGCGCAGATCCTGTTCCTGGTGCTCAACGCCTCGTCGCTGACGCTGCTGCCGGTGACGATCTTTATGTATCGCGCCCAACAAGGCGCACCGGATCCGACCCTGGTGTTCCTGCCGATCCTGCTCGCCACCAGCGCCTCGACCCTGATGGGGCTGCTGTCGGTCGCGTTCATGCAGCGCCTAAGGCTGTGGGACCCGGTGGTGCTGGCCTATCTGATTCCGGGTGCGTTGGTACTGGGCGGCTTCATGGCGCTGCTGGCAACGCTCTCGGCCACGGCGCTGGCGGGGTTGTCATCGATCCTGGGCAACCTGACACTGTTCGGCTTGATCATTGTGTTTCTGGTGGTGGGCGCCCTGCGCAAGGTCAAGGTGTATGAAGCCTTCATCGAGGGCGCCAAGGAGGGCTTCGACGTCGCCAAGACGTTGCTGCCATACCTGGTGGCGATGCTCTGCGCGGTTGGCGTGCTGCGGGCCTCGGGGGCGCTGGATTTCGGCCTCGACGGGATCCGGCACCTGGTGGAGTGGGCCGGCTGGGACACGCGTTTCGTCGATGCCTTGCCGACCGCCATGGTCAAGCCGTTCTCCGGCAGCGCCGCCCGGGCGATGCTGATCGAGACCATGAAAACCTCCGGCGTGGACAGCTTCCCAGCCCTGGTGGCGGCGACCATTCAAGGCAGCACGGAAACCACGTTCTATGTGCTGGCGGTGTATTTCGGCGCCGTGGGCATCCAGCGGGCGCGCCATGCCGTGGGCTGCGCGTTGCTGGCCGAGTTCGCCGGGGTCGTGGCGGCGATTGGGGTCTGCTACTGGTTCTTCGGCTGAGGCCTTCAGGGCGCCGGCGTTGCGAAACGCTGGCCCTGCTCCAACGTCCAGCTCACCACCTCGGCGGTCAGTCGATCACTGGCCCGGCCAAAGCCATCCACCACTGCCGGCACTTTCACGTCGTTCAATGGCTGGCGAACTTCGAAACGGCGGCTGGCCAGGATGCGCTGGTCGAACCCTCGCACCAGCAACGCGTCCAGGCGAATCACCACGCTGGCGGCGCTGCCCTGGTATTCGGTCTGGAACGCCTGCAATTGCCCGCCCAACTCCAGGTCGGCTTGCAGGTTGCTGTCGGCGACACTCAACAGCCTGACCCGTCCATCCTGGGCAAAGCCATCGAGCAGGCGGTTGCGCAGCAACACCGGGGCAGGGTCGCTCCAGCGCGAGGCGGCGTAGCTGCTGAACAGATTGCCTTGGGGAATGACCGCGATTTTCGGGCTGTTGAGCACTTCGCTGGCCTGGGGGCTGGCCAGGCGTAATGACCAGTTCACCGGCGTGCCGGCGGAGGCCGGTGCCTGGGCGGCGGGCAGGCGATAGATGTCCGAGGGCTCGGCCTTGGGCAGGATCGAGCAACCGGCCATCAGGATGAACCCCGCCAGCACGAGGCCAGGGCAGACGAATCGATCGAAGGGCTTCATGGCGTGAACTCCTTGTTCTTGTCATTGCCCAGCAAATAGCCGCTGGGGTTGGCATCCAGGCGCCGGGAGATACCCCGCAGAGCGCTCAGGGTCTCGCGCAGCTCACGCACGGCAGGCGCCAGGGCATTGAGCCCCTGCATGCCGTTATTCAGCGAGTCGCGATTGTCGTTCAGCAGTTTGTCGAGGGTGGCCGTGCTGCGAGCCAGGGATTGCATGGCCTGCCCGGCGTTGCCGAACGCCTGTTTGCCCTGGTCGTTGAGCAGGCCATTGGCATTGCGCATCAACGCCGTGGTCTGTTCCAGCGTGGCGCTGGCCTGTTTGCCGATGGACGCCAGTTGCTGCATGGCCTGGCGAATGTCACCGCGCTGCTCGGCGATGACCCCGGTGGTTTGCTCCAGATGATCGAGGGTATTGCTCAGGCGCTGGACGTTGTCCGAGGAAAACACCTCGTTGGCGTTGTGCAGCAGCAGGTTGATGCTGGTCATCAAGTCATCGCTGTTGTTCAGCAGGCGGGCGATCGGCGAGGGCGCGGCGATAATCACCGGCGGCTCGCCGTCATGCCCGGTCAATGGCGGGCTCTGGGGCGTACCCCCGCTGAGCTGGATGATCGAGGTGCCGGTGATGCCGGTCAGGGCCAACTTGGCCTGGGTGTCTTGCTTGATCGGGGTCTCACCGCTCAAGCGCACCCGTGCCAGCACCCGGCGCGGATCGTTCGGGTCCAGGCGCAGATTGACCACGTCGCCGACCTTGATGCCGCTGTATTCCACCGAGCTGCCCCTGGACAAGCCGCTGACCGCCTCGTTGAACACCACTTCGTAATACTTGAACTCGCTGTCCACGCTGGACTTGGCCAGCCACAGGCCAAACAGCAGGGCGCCGACCACTACGATCACGGTGAACAGGCCGATCAATACATGATGGGCTCGGGTTTCCATGTCAGACCTCATTCAATTGTGTAGCGGCCGATAACGCCGCGCGACCGCGAGGGCCATGGAAGTATTCGTGAATCCAGGTATCGTCGGTTTCCGATACCTTGTCGATGGCATCGGCCACCAGGACTTTTTTCTGGGCCAGTACAGCCACCCGGTCGGTGATGGTGTAGAGCGTGTCCAGATCATGGGTGACCAGGAATACGCTCAGGCCCAGGGCATCGCGCAGCGTCAGGATCAACTGGTCGAACGCCGCCGCGCCGATGGGGTCGAGGCCGGCGGTGGGTTCGTCGAGAAACAGGATGTCCGGGTCCAGGGCCAGCGCGCGAGCCAGGGCGGCGCGCTTGATCATGCCGCCGGACAGCGAGGCGGGGTATTTGTCCGCCGCCGAGAGCGGCAGCCCGGCCAGTGCCAGCTTCACCGCCGCCAGGTGTTCGGCATCGGCCCGGCTGAGCCCTGCGTGTTCGATCAGGGGCAGGGCGACGTTTTCGGTCACGGTCAGGGACGAAAACAGCGCGCCCTTCTGGAACAGCACGCCAAAGCGCCGCTCTACCCGTGAACGTTGTTCCTGGGGCAGGCTTGGCAAGTCCTGGCCGAACACCCGCACTGAGCCTTCGCTGGGCCGGCGCAAGCCGACGATGCTGCGTAGCAGCACTGATTTGCCGCTGCCGGAACCGCCGACCACGGCGAGGATCTCGCCCTTGTATACGTCCAGGTCGAGGTTTTCGTGCACACTCTGGCGGCCAAAGCGGTTGCACAGGCCACGCACCTGAATCACCGCCTCGGCGGGCGCTCTGGAAGGTCGACTCACCAGCTCATCTCCATGAAAAACAGCGCGGCCACGGCATCCAGCACAATCACCACGAAAATCGACTGCACCACGCTGGACGTGGTGTGAGCCCCCACCGACTCGGCGCTGCCGCTGACCTTGAAGCCCTCCAGGCAGCCCACGGCAGCGATCAGAAAGGCAAAGATCGGCGCCTTGACCATGCCCACCACGAAATGCTGAACGCCGATGTCCGATTGCAACAGCGTCAGGAACATGGCCGGGGAGATACCCAGCGACAGGGCGCACACGACTGCGCCGCCGATGATGCCTGAGAGCATGGCCACGAAGGTCAGCATGGGCAGTGCCACCAAGAGCGCCAACACCCGCGGCACCACCAGCAGCTCGACGGGATCGAGGCCCAGGGTGCGGATCGCGTCGATTTCTTCGTTGGCCTTCATCGAGCCGATCTGCGCAGTGAACGCGCTGGCGGTGCGGCCTGCGATGAGGATCGCCGTCAGCAGCACGCCGAATTCGCGCAGGAACGAGAACGCCACCAGGTCCACGGTGAAGATGCTGGCGCCGAAATCCGCCAGCACCGTCGCTCCGAGGAAGGCCACCACCGCGCCCACCAGGAACGTCAGCAAGGCGACGATGGGCGCCGCGTCCAGGCCGGTTTGCTCGATGTGAACGACCATCGGCGTAATGCGCCAGCGCCGGGGGTGAAACAGGCCGCGGCCCAGGGTTTCCAGGATCAAGCCGATAAAGCCGAGCAATTGCAGGGTGTCCTGCCAGACCTTCTCCACGGCGCGTCCGATCCGCGTCAGCAACTGGATCACGACGCTGACTTTTGGCTCTTTTTCCGGTACGCAGAAATCCGTCAGCGAGCAATAGACCGTCTGTAACAGCGCTCGCTCGGCTGCCGGCAATCGGCAATCGGGGTGTTCGGCGGTCTTGCCCAGCCGTTCGGAACCCAGCAGTTCCACCAGCAACGAGGCCCCGGCGGTATCGAGGGCGCCGAGGCCGTTGAGGTCGATTTGGGTGTTTTCGTCGTACTGGCCGCGCAGCGATTCGCTCAAGCGCTTGAGCTGTGTGTAATGGGCCAGCGTCCAGTCGCCGCTGATCCATAGCTGCGCCGGAGAGCGAGACGTGTCGAGTCGGGCACTGCCAGTGGGGGGGCTGGGGATCATAAGCTCCATGCTCGTTTGGCTTAAGCAGCGCTACCTAATAGCACGACCGCCATCATTTTGCTTCGGGTGCGGGGGCGCTCACATTGAAACGCAGCACACCGATCATCTGGCCGTTCTCCGTCAGCACCCGCACCTGCCATTTGCCTGTCGGGTCTTCCGGGAAGTTCTGCTTGTGGGTCCAGGCGCGATAGCCTTCCTTGCGCCCGCCGTGAATGTCCAGGGCGATGCGGTCCACTTCTTTGCCGTTGAACTGCCAGACATGGTAGATACGCTCATCGAGCCCCCGTGGCGCGTTGATGGCGGTGTAGGCATACAGGCCGTTGCCGCGGATCTGGGCGGCGCTGACTTCCTTGAGGCTGGCGCCGGGCGTGCGGTCTTCCAGTTGGGTGCTGATCGCCACTTCGGTCATCCACAGCGTGGCCGGCGGTACCCAGGAGCGCAGCACCCAGCCGGCGGCGCCAATCCCGACGGTAATACATAAAATGGCCAGGGCGTTGCGCACGGTGCGGATCGGAAAGATCGACGCCAGGCTCGGAAACGACAGCAGCATGGCGATGCCCAGGGCCAGCTTGAAGCTCTGGTCGGTGGTCAAATGCAGAATGACCGGCAACGCGGTGAGCAGGGCGGCGAACAGTGTCAGCGTATGCAACGCCAGGAACGCCCAGCGCCGGGGCGCCAGCCATTTGTAGTACAGAGGGTCAACGATTGAGATCAGCGCCGCCGTAGCGAGCAGGCCGGTGAAAAGCAGCTGGCTGCTGTTCCAGGTGGTGGTGATGAGGAAAAACGGCAGGACGAAAAACAGGCTTTCCTGGTGAATCATCTGCGTGGCGTAACGCAACAACGGCTGGGGTATTTCCCGCTTGAAAATGCGCGCGAACAGCCGGGTCATGCTGTTCTCGACCATCAGCCAGAGCCAGCTCACCAGCATCATGACCGCAATCCAGGTCGCCAGGCCCTGCTGGCGGTCAACCAACATGAAGCTGCCGAGCCCGGAGATGAAACCACCCAGCGCAATGACCCCTGGATAGCGCTTCATCAACTCAAGGAGGCGCTGGATGTAGACGGTCAGGTTCTGCATTAGGTGGTTTCACAGTAAGTCGTAGGAAATATCCCTGACAGGATATCGCCAGGCCAACGGTGTGACGAGCATGCTTTTGTGGTGAGGGGATTCATCGGGCAAGGGGACTTATCTGTGGCATGAGGTATACCTGTGGCATGGGGATTTATCTGTGGCGAGGGGATTTATCCCCGTTCGACTGCGAAGCAGTCGCTATCAAGGGCGGCTCGATTTTACTCAGTGGGGGCTGCTTCGCAGCCCAGCGGGGATAAATCCCCTCGCCACAGATAAATCCCTCATCACACAGGTACATGTCGCGGACTCAGCCCTCGGTCGGTCGGGCCCGGCGACGCACTTGCCAAGCCACCAACCCCAGCAACAACAAGCCCAGCACACCGACCAGCCCCCAAACGAGTTCGTCATCGCTGAGCAAAGGCTTCTCGATGCGCAGATAACCTGGGTCCTTGAGCAGCTCGCGCAGGGCCTGGTTGGCCTGTTCCAGGCTCACCCCCTGCAAACGCACGGCCGGGTTGGCGAAGCGGCCGTCTTCATAATCGCCCAGGGCTCCCCAATAGTAATCGGCCAAGGCACTGTTACCTTGAACCGCCCAGGTCTGATGCGCGATGGCCGCTCGTTTGATGCGCATGAAGCTGTCGGGGTCCAAGCCATCCTTGAGCAACGTACTGCGCAGCTCTTCGAGGGCTTGTTCGGCTTGCGGCAGGTCTTCGCGGGCCAGGTCCGCGTTCAGGCTGAAGAAGCCGACGCCGCCGAATACTTCCCGTTCCACCCACGGCCCATAGGACAGACTGCGGGCCAGGCGCAACTGGCGATAGAGCGCCCAGTCCAGGTAATCCTTGAGCAGGTCGAAGGTTTCGTCGTGTTGCTGCTCCAGCACCGGCTCCGGAAAAAGCCAGTGAAGCTTGGCGCCATTGCCGACCAGGCCACGAATGAGGTTGCGCTTGGTGACCGCGCTGTAGCGGATCTGTGGCAGCGGTTTGTGGGTGCTGGGTTCGACCGGCTCGAGTGCGCCAAAGGTGCGTTCCAGATAGGCCGGCAGCAACCGGTCGAGATCGCCGACCACAATCAGCGTCATGTTGTTCGGCGCATACCAGGCCTCGCGCGCCTGCTCGATCTTGGCGAGGGTGAGGCGTTCGACCTCGGCCCGTTCCGCGCAACGCAGGCCCAATTCCACTGCCAGTTGATTGCTGGCCTTGTGGCTCAGGTCCTGCTGGTCGAGCCAGCGTTGCAGATGAGTGTAATGGCCGCCGTCTTCGCGTTCGACCACCCGCTTGGCAGCCTCCAGGGCTTTGTCGTCGATGCGGGTGCGGGTCAACAGCGCCAGCAGCAGGTCGAGGATCTTGCGTTGATTGCGTGCCGGCGCTTCGATGACAAACGTGGTGTCGGCATTGCTCGTGAAGGCGTTCCACTCGCCGCCCAATGCCTGCATGCGTTCTTCCAGGCCGCCTTCGCCGCCCTCATCGACACCGCTGAACAGCAAATGCTCAAGCAGATGGGGCAGTTCCTTGTCGGCGCAGCTGAAATCGTCCAGGCCCACGCCGACGACCAGCCGGATCGCCACGTGCCCGCGTTCACTGCCGGGCTTGAGCAGCAGTTGCAGGCCGTTGGGCAACGCATAACCCTCGACCTGGAATCGATCCTGGGCTACCGCAGGCAGCGAGCCGAGCAAAAGAAAGGCGAACAACAGACAACGCATAACGGGCTTCCTGGCGGCTGAGTGGGGTCCATGTGCCGGGCAGGCCGTTATCGCAAGCAAGCGTGTTCCCACCTTGAATCGATTGGCTGGATGACACGGTGGGAGCGTGCTGGCTCGCGAATGGCTTTAAACCCAAGCCACTGTTACTGACTGGCCAATGCGCCAGTCGTTCACGGCGAATGGGTGATGTCGGACATTTCATCCGCCGCCAGCGCACCGATCTCGGCGGTTTCCAGTACCACGTAGGCGCTGCCACAGAACAGCGAATTGAGGCGCCGCATGTCGGCGATCAGTTCCAGGTGCAAGGAGCTGGTCTCGAGGCTTTGTACGACTTTGCGCTGTAGACGACTGACGTGGGCGTGGGCCATTCGCCGTTCCTGCGCCCGAAAGCGCCGTTTCTCCCGCAGCAACTGACGGGCGCTCTCCCGATCGGCACTGAGAAACACCGACAGCCCCAGCCGGAGGTTGGCGATCAAATGGCTGTGCAGCCCGGCCAGTTCTTCCAGGCCCACATCGGAAAATGAACGGCGTTGGGAGGTTTTCTGCTGCTGGACCTTGCGCAACATGCGTTCGATCAGGTCGCTGGCCAGCTTCAGGTTGATCGCCAGCTCAATGATTTCCGCCCAGCGGCGGCTGTCCTGTTCGCTGAGGTCCTCACGGGGCATTTGTGCCATGTACAACTTGATGCTGCTGCACAACGCCTCAACGTCATCGCTCATGCGCCGCACTTCCTGGGTGACCGCCGTCTGCTGACCGCGCAGCACGTCCAGCATGGCTTCGAGCATGTTTTCGATCAGGTCGCCGATGCGCAGGGTTTCCCGGGCGGCATTGGCCAGCGCCAGGCTCGGCGTGGGGAGGGCGGCGAGGTCCAGGTGGCGGGGCTTGGCCGTGCCGTTGAGGTCCGGACGCTCCGGCAGCAGCCAGGCACAGAGCCGGGCCATCGGTGCGACGCTGGGCAGCAGCACCAGGCAACGCACGGAGTTGTAGAGCAGGTGAAAACCAATGACCGTTTCCTGGGGACTGAAATCCAGACCGTCCAGCCAGCCCACCAGCGGATCGAGTACCGGAATGATCAGCAACAGGCCGATCAGCTTGTACAGCAGGCTGCCCAGTGCCACCTGACGTCCGGCGGCGTTCTGCATGCTGGTGCTGAGAAAGGCCAGTATGCCGCTGCCGATGTTGGCGCCGATCACCAGGCCGATGGCCACCGGCAGGCTGATCACCCCGGCACCGGCCAGGGTTGCGGTCAGCAGCACGGCGGCCAGGCTGGAATAGGAAATCATCGCGAACAGCGCGCCCACCAGCGCATCGAGCAGGATGTCGCCGGTCAGCGAGGCGAAGATCACCT is a window from the Pseudomonas brassicacearum genome containing:
- a CDS encoding M16 family metallopeptidase yields the protein MRCLLFAFLLLGSLPAVAQDRFQVEGYALPNGLQLLLKPGSERGHVAIRLVVGVGLDDFSCADKELPHLLEHLLFSGVDEGGEGGLEERMQALGGEWNAFTSNADTTFVIEAPARNQRKILDLLLALLTRTRIDDKALEAAKRVVEREDGGHYTHLQRWLDQQDLSHKASNQLAVELGLRCAERAEVERLTLAKIEQAREAWYAPNNMTLIVVGDLDRLLPAYLERTFGALEPVEPSTHKPLPQIRYSAVTKRNLIRGLVGNGAKLHWLFPEPVLEQQHDETFDLLKDYLDWALYRQLRLARSLSYGPWVEREVFGGVGFFSLNADLAREDLPQAEQALEELRSTLLKDGLDPDSFMRIKRAAIAHQTWAVQGNSALADYYWGALGDYEDGRFANPAVRLQGVSLEQANQALRELLKDPGYLRIEKPLLSDDELVWGLVGVLGLLLLGLVAWQVRRRARPTEG
- a CDS encoding Na/Pi cotransporter family protein — protein: MLTLLNLLSAVALLIWGTHIVRTGILRVYGSNLRHVIGQNMSKRWLAFVAGIMVTAMVQSSNATAMLVTSFVGQGLMALTPALATMLGADVGTALMARVLTLDLSWLSPLLIFLGVIFFLSRKQTRVGQMGRVSIGLGLIILALQLIVEAAAPITQAQGVKVIFASLTGDILLDALVGALFAMISYSSLAAVLLTATLAGAGVISLPVAIGLVIGANIGSGILAFLSTSMQNAAGRQVALGSLLYKLIGLLLIIPVLDPLVGWLDGLDFSPQETVIGFHLLYNSVRCLVLLPSVAPMARLCAWLLPERPDLNGTAKPRHLDLAALPTPSLALANAARETLRIGDLIENMLEAMLDVLRGQQTAVTQEVRRMSDDVEALCSSIKLYMAQMPREDLSEQDSRRWAEIIELAINLKLASDLIERMLRKVQQQKTSQRRSFSDVGLEELAGLHSHLIANLRLGLSVFLSADRESARQLLREKRRFRAQERRMAHAHVSRLQRKVVQSLETSSLHLELIADMRRLNSLFCGSAYVVLETAEIGALAADEMSDITHSP
- a CDS encoding ABC-type transport auxiliary lipoprotein family protein, with protein sequence MKPFDRFVCPGLVLAGFILMAGCSILPKAEPSDIYRLPAAQAPASAGTPVNWSLRLASPQASEVLNSPKIAVIPQGNLFSSYAASRWSDPAPVLLRNRLLDGFAQDGRVRLLSVADSNLQADLELGGQLQAFQTEYQGSAASVVIRLDALLVRGFDQRILASRRFEVRQPLNDVKVPAVVDGFGRASDRLTAEVVSWTLEQGQRFATPAP
- a CDS encoding ABC transporter ATP-binding protein yields the protein MSRPSRAPAEAVIQVRGLCNRFGRQSVHENLDLDVYKGEILAVVGGSGSGKSVLLRSIVGLRRPSEGSVRVFGQDLPSLPQEQRSRVERRFGVLFQKGALFSSLTVTENVALPLIEHAGLSRADAEHLAAVKLALAGLPLSAADKYPASLSGGMIKRAALARALALDPDILFLDEPTAGLDPIGAAAFDQLILTLRDALGLSVFLVTHDLDTLYTITDRVAVLAQKKVLVADAIDKVSETDDTWIHEYFHGPRGRAALSAATQLNEV
- a CDS encoding ABC transporter permease; translated protein: MIPSPPTGSARLDTSRSPAQLWISGDWTLAHYTQLKRLSESLRGQYDENTQIDLNGLGALDTAGASLLVELLGSERLGKTAEHPDCRLPAAERALLQTVYCSLTDFCVPEKEPKVSVVIQLLTRIGRAVEKVWQDTLQLLGFIGLILETLGRGLFHPRRWRITPMVVHIEQTGLDAAPIVALLTFLVGAVVAFLGATVLADFGASIFTVDLVAFSFLREFGVLLTAILIAGRTASAFTAQIGSMKANEEIDAIRTLGLDPVELLVVPRVLALLVALPMLTFVAMLSGIIGGAVVCALSLGISPAMFLTLLQSDIGVQHFVVGMVKAPIFAFLIAAVGCLEGFKVSGSAESVGAHTTSSVVQSIFVVIVLDAVAALFFMEMSW
- a CDS encoding MlaD family protein gives rise to the protein METRAHHVLIGLFTVIVVVGALLFGLWLAKSSVDSEFKYYEVVFNEAVSGLSRGSSVEYSGIKVGDVVNLRLDPNDPRRVLARVRLSGETPIKQDTQAKLALTGITGTSIIQLSGGTPQSPPLTGHDGEPPVIIAAPSPIARLLNNSDDLMTSINLLLHNANEVFSSDNVQRLSNTLDHLEQTTGVIAEQRGDIRQAMQQLASIGKQASATLEQTTALMRNANGLLNDQGKQAFGNAGQAMQSLARSTATLDKLLNDNRDSLNNGMQGLNALAPAVRELRETLSALRGISRRLDANPSGYLLGNDKNKEFTP
- a CDS encoding nucleoside recognition domain-containing protein gives rise to the protein MLNGLWLGFFIVAAVSALAQWLIGGNAGIFAAMVESIFAMAKLSVEVMVLLFGTLTLWLGFLRIAEKAGIVDWLAKALGPLFLRLMPEVPAGHPAIGLITLNFAANGLGLDNAATPIGLKAMRALQDLNPSPTIASNAQILFLVLNASSLTLLPVTIFMYRAQQGAPDPTLVFLPILLATSASTLMGLLSVAFMQRLRLWDPVVLAYLIPGALVLGGFMALLATLSATALAGLSSILGNLTLFGLIIVFLVVGALRKVKVYEAFIEGAKEGFDVAKTLLPYLVAMLCAVGVLRASGALDFGLDGIRHLVEWAGWDTRFVDALPTAMVKPFSGSAARAMLIETMKTSGVDSFPALVAATIQGSTETTFYVLAVYFGAVGIQRARHAVGCALLAEFAGVVAAIGVCYWFFG
- a CDS encoding DUF5924 family protein, whose protein sequence is MQNLTVYIQRLLELMKRYPGVIALGGFISGLGSFMLVDRQQGLATWIAVMMLVSWLWLMVENSMTRLFARIFKREIPQPLLRYATQMIHQESLFFVLPFFLITTTWNSSQLLFTGLLATAALISIVDPLYYKWLAPRRWAFLALHTLTLFAALLTALPVILHLTTDQSFKLALGIAMLLSFPSLASIFPIRTVRNALAILCITVGIGAAGWVLRSWVPPATLWMTEVAISTQLEDRTPGASLKEVSAAQIRGNGLYAYTAINAPRGLDERIYHVWQFNGKEVDRIALDIHGGRKEGYRAWTHKQNFPEDPTGKWQVRVLTENGQMIGVLRFNVSAPAPEAK